The following is a genomic window from Campylobacter concisus.
AACCACTGGATAAAAGCAGCTCGTGAGATGGATAACTTCATCGTTGTAAGTGATCCTTATCCAGGAATTTCTGCAAAAGTTGCTGACCTTATCCTTCCAACTGCGATGATATATGAAAAATGGGGTGCTTACGGTAACGCTGAGAGAAGAACACAGCACTGGAGACAGCAAGTACTTCCTGTTGGTGAAGCGATGCCTGATATTTGGCAAATGATGGAGTTTAGTAAGCGCTTTAAGCTAAAAGACGTTTGGGGTGAGAAAAAAGTAAATGACAAAGTTACACTTCCAAATGTGCTCGATGCTGCAAAAGCTATGGGATATAGCGAGGAAGATACGCTATTTGATGTACTTTTTGCTAACGAAGAGGCTAAGAAATTTAGTGCAAACGATCCTATTATGGAAAACTACGACAATACAGAAGTATTTGGCGATAGCAGAAAAGTGATCGGTTCAGATGGCAAAGAATTTAAAGGATATGGATTTTTCGTTCACAAATATCTTTGGGAAGAGTATAGAAAATTTGGCGTTGGCCACGGCCACGACCTAGCTGACTTTGACACATACCATAAGGTAAGAGGTTTAAGATGGCCAGTAGTTGATGGTAAAGAGACTCAGTGGAGATTTAACACCAAATTTGACCCATATGCTAAAAAAGCTGCTCCAAATGAGAAATTTGCATTCTATGGCAACAAAAATGCAGCACTTCCAACAGGTGATCTAAAAGGCGTTACAAATAAAGATAAAACATCTCTTGCAAATAAAGCAAAAATTTTCTTCCGCCCTTATATGGATCCATGCGAGATGCCAAGCAAAGAGTATCCATTCTGGCTATGTACTGGTCGTGTTCTAGAACACTGGCACTCAGGCACTATGACTATGCGTGTTCCTGAGCTTTACAGGGCTGTTCCAGAGGCACTTTGCTATATGCACGAAGATGATGCTAAAAAGCTTGGCGTAATGCAAAACGAGATCGTTTGGGTTGAATCACGTCGTGGCAAGGTAAAAGCAAGAGTCGATCTAAAAGGTAGAAATAAGCCGCCAGTAGGTCTTGTTTATGTGCCTTGGTTTGATGAAAACGTATTTATCAATAAAGTAACACTAGACGCTACTTGCCCACTCTCAAAAGAGACTGATTATAAAAAGTGTGCGGTTAAAATTTATAAAGCATAGGTGAGCGATATGGGATTTTCAAGTAGGCGAGAGGCTTTAAAATTTGGAGCAAAAGTAGCGCTTTTGGCTCTTGGCGGAGGCTTTGTTTGGTCGCTTAGTGCCAAAGCTTCGCCACTTATGCTTCTTAGGCCTCCTGGTGCAAAAGAAGAGAAGCAATTTTTACAAAGCTGCATTAGGTGTGGGCTTTGCGTAGAGGCTTGTCCATTTGATACGCTAAAGCTCTCATCGCTAGAAGATGGCATAAGCATTGGAACGCCTTATTTTGAGCCTAGAAAAATTCCTTGCTATATGTGTGAAAATATCCCTTGTGTGCCAGCCTGTCCGACTGGAGCTTTGGACGTAAATTTAGTAAGCACAAAAGGTAAGCTTGACATAAATAAGGCCAAAATGGGTGTTGCGGTGGTCGATATGAAAAACTGCGTGGCACACTGGGGTATACAGTGCGATGCTTGTTACAGGGCTTGTCCTCTTTTGGACAAAGCCTTGTATCTTGAGTATCGCCGTAACGAAAGGACGCAAAAGCATGCCTTTTTACTTCCAGTGGTCGATAGCGACATCTGCACCGGATGTGGCCTATGCGAGCGAGCCTGTATCACTAAAAAAGCAGCCATTACCGTGCTAAACCGTGACGCTGTGCTTGGCAAAGTAGGCGATAACTACGTCAAAGGCTGGGTCAAAGAAGATGAAAGACGCATAGACGATGCAGACAGCAAAATAAAGCTTGACATTAAAAAAGCGACTGATTATCTAAATGGTGGTGAGCTATGAAATTTTTAATCTTAAGACGAATAACTCAAATTTCTATCCTAGCGCTATTTATCCTAGGAAATTTTTACGGAGTTAAGATACTTAGCGGAAATTTAAGCTCATCTTTGCTTTTTGGAAAGATTCCACTAAGCGATCCATTTGCTTTTGTTCAAATTTTACTTGCAAGCTTTAGTGCCGGCATAAATGCAATTATTGGAGCTGGCATTATCTTTGCACTTTACGCACTGGTTGCTCCAAGAGCGTTTTGTTCGTGGATATGCCCAATAAATTTACTAACCGATATCGCTTTTAAACTAAGAGAAAAATTTGGCTTTAAGGGCGAAAAAGTCTTAAATGTGAGTAAAAATTTACGTTATTACTTACTGGCTCTTGCTCTTATATTAAGCCTTGCTTTATCTTATCCAGTATTTGAGAGCATTAGCTATATTGGCATTATTCAGCGCGGTATTATTTACGGCTCAGCTAGTGCTTTAGGCATAGCGGTTGCGATCATTGCTTTTGATATGTTTGTATTAAAGCGTGGCATTTGCTCGCACGTTTGTCCACTTGGTGCCTTTTACGCCACCATCTCAAAATTTGCCCTAATTAGAGTAAAACATGATGCCCAGGCTTGCACAAAATGTATGAAATGTAAGCTTATTTGCCCAGAGATGCAAGTGCTTGACATGATCGGTAAAGAGAGCCGCTCAGTAAGCTCAAGCGAGTGCATAAGCTGTGGCAGGTGTATTGATGTTTGCGGAGACGGGGCTTTGAAATTTAGTATTAGAAATTTAAGGAGAGAAAAATGAAAATAAAAATAATGATGCTTGGAGGATTGTGCGCTACGTTTTTTGCGGCATGTGCTTTTAATAATCCAAGTATTAGTGACTCGCAAATCGGCTTTAGAAATATCGATTTGTTAGACGATAAAGACGTTGTATTAAAAGATGTGAACTACACAAAAGAGCCAGCTGGTATGTCAAAGAAATTTGATAGGTCTTTTGAAAATGCACCACCATTTATCCCACACGATACTGAGGGTTTAGTACCTATCACAAAAGATATGAATATGTGCGTAACCTGCCATATGCCTGAGTTTGCAAAAGATAGTGGAGCAACACCGATACCATCATCTCACTTTTATGATATCAGAAACAAAAAAGATCTTGCAGGCAAGCTTGATGATGAAAGATATAACTGCACAACATGCCACGTTGAGCAACAAAATGGCGTAACGCAGCTTGTTGGCAATAAATTTAAGCCTGATTTTAGAGATAAAAATGGTACTCATAAATCAAACTTGCTAGATGTTTTAAATGATGGTGTTAAATAATGCAAAGCAGGCGAGAGCTTTTTAGTAAAATTTTGGGGGCAAAATCTGCTCCCAAATTTATAACACCACCATTTTTTAGCGGTGAGTTTGACTGCGATGGATGCGATGCTAACTGTGTAAATGCTTGTGAAAAAGAGCTTCTTAGCTTTGAAAATGAAAGGGTGGTTTTTAAAGTTAAAAAGCTGGGCTGTGACTTTTGTGAAGAGTGCGCAAAGGCTTGTGAGAGTCTTGGTAAAAAGACATTAAGCCCAAGCTCACCAAAAAGTATAAACGCAAAAGTTAGCATCGATGTTTCTAGCTGTTTAGCGTGGAATGATACGATCTGCTACAACTGCCTTGATGCTTGCAAATTTAAAGCAGTCGAATTTCTTGGCGTTTTTCGTCCTATTGTTAATCAAAACTGCGTAAGCTGTGGCGAGTGCTTTGATGTTTGCTTTAAAAATTCACTTCAAATGGAGGCCTTATGAGAGCTTTGTTTTTTATTTTTTGTCTATTAAATTTTATCTTTGCAAGTGAGATCACCACTCCATATAAGCAAATAGAGGCTAGTGCAAATGTGCTAAGCACAACACTAATAAATGGCAAACTCTTTATCGCGACTGATGAAGGGACGGTTGAAATTTATGATCCTAAAGAAGATAAATTTGAAGAGATAATAAAAATAGAAGATATAAAAACATACGTTAGCGATCATGAAAGACCAAAAATTCTAAACGTTGATGAGTTAAATGGCAAGATACTCATCCTAAGTGAGGGTGACTATGCTACAAAGGTGCTTTATATAAGAGAAAATGGGCAGATGAAAAGCATAAAAATACCAAATCAAGCGACAAAAAAGGCATTGTTTTTAGATAATGAGCATGTTGCGCTTGCTTCAATTAGCAATGAAATTTACTTTTTAAATCTACAAAATGGCGAAATTTATGATAGCTTTAAAATTTCAATTGCGATGCTCTCAGATATGGAGATAAACGAAGATAGAAGCACTCTAGCTATCGCTTGCGAGAGTGGGAAGGTCTACTTTTATAACATAAAAGCTAAAAAAATGGATCAAATTTTAGATATTCATACAGACAATATCTACGACATCTCATATAAAAATGGAGTCATGATCAGCGGAGGCACCGATAGGATCGTGGGGATATTTTCAGCTGGAAGCCTAAAAAAGATAAATACTGGCTTTTTGGTCTATGGCGTCGGCCTTAGCGATGATGGTAGAGTGGCGGCTTATATGAGCGATGAGATGAGCGATGTAAATTTAGTTGATAGTAAAAGCTTAGAAAATATCGCAATGCTAAAAACTGGACAAAGTACGATAAATAGCATAGTTTTTATAAGCGATAACGAAGTCGTAACTTCAGCCTATGAGAATAAAATTTTGTTTTGGAGAATTAAATGAATATTTCAAGTTTGATAGTTTATACGGACAATAAAAATGAAAGTGTAAAAAACGAAATAAAAAAGCTAAAAGAATGTGAAATAATAACTGATGCAGACGATAGAATCGTAGTGGTAGTTAGCTCAGATAGTATTGAAGATGAGATAAAAAATTTTAAAAAGATAGAAGCTATCAGTGGAGTAGTGAGCGTTGCGATGGTTTACAGCTATCAAGAAGATGCCGAAGAAAATAGGCAAAAACTAGAAGAAAATGGCAAGATAAGTGAAATTTTAACAAGTGATGAGGTAAAAGCAGAGGATATTACTTATGGCGGCAGCGTGCATCATAGAGTGAAATAGTAAAACCAAATTTCTGGCTTTTGCATCATGATTAAAAATTTATAGTGCAAAAGCCTACCTTTTATATAGACTTTCTTAATAAATTTGTTGCTAATACTACTTATATTTAATCAACTTTGTTTGGCCTATAGATTTAAATATAAAAATTTTTAAAAAAGATAAATTGCCCTTCAGAAAAAAAAAACGATTTACTTCGTAAATCTTTTAAAGGAGCAAAAATGCTAGATAAAATAGGCGAAGGGATAAATAAAGGTCTGCAAAATGCAATTTCAAGTGTTATTGTAAGTAAGCAAGCAGATTGGGAAAAAGGTGGTGTACCAACAATTAGCAGTATAGAAAGCATTATAGATAAATATAGCTACCTAAATGCAAGTATTTCAGGTGGTGCAGGACTTATTCCTGGGCCTTTTGGTATGGCAGCTGCAGTACCTGAGATTGTTTCAATTATTAGAAATCAAATAGCAATGACTGCAGATATTGCGAGGGCTTATGGTTATAAAGAGCCGCCAAAAGAGATTATTATGGAGGCTTTGTTTGCAGCCTCAGGTAACATAGCAACAGGTCTTATAGTAATTCAAGGACAAAAGTTAATTGTAAAGCGTGCTAGTCTTAGTGTTCTACAAAAGTTAATACAAATTTTGGGTGGAAAAATTACTCAGCAAGCATTAAAATCAATGGCAGCAAAGTGGATACCCCTTGCAGGTGCTACAGTAATGGCTACTTGGAGTAAATATAGTACAAATAAAATTGGCAAAAAGGCAAAAGAGCTTTTTAGTAAAGAGATAGCTTTTGATGAAGATTTGGTAGAAACTGAACTTACAGTAGTAGAAAAAGACGAGATTTTATCTCAAATTCCAAATTTTATAAATGATCTTGAAAAGGCAAATGCAGAGCTTGCAAATTTTATAGATGAGAAACAGCAAATTGTAAAGTCTAAGATTGAATTTTTTATAAATTTAATGAAAATTGATGGATATTGCGACGAAAGAGAGAAGAAAATCATTTATGAGTTTATAGATGACGCCAAATTAAATAGTGATGAAAAAGCTAGATTGCTATCTCTTACAAATAGTAACGAAAAGGTAGAAGTAAATCTTGATGTATTTAAGGGCAATACTCTTGAAATTTCAACACTGATGATAGACCTTGTGGCGATCGCTAAAGCTGATGAAAAAATAGAGATGAGCGAAAAAATATATTTAAAAAGTATAGCAAGTGAATTAAATTTTAGTTTAGAAGATCTTGAGATGATGCTTGCATAAAGAATTTCAGTAGGCCAGTTTTGGCTTACTAAAATTATAGCCTAAGGTCTATCTTTAATCAAATTTAATAAATTTTCTCCAATATTTTCGTTTGTTAGATTTGAAATTTCTTTATAGAAATTTCCTTTTTTGTCTATTAAATATATTGAAGAGCTGTGAGCAACAGAGTAGCCCATGGCTGAGTTTTCAAGACGGACTTTTTGAAATTTTACACCATAGGTTTTTGCCACTTCTTTTAAGGCATTTAGTTTTAATCCATCGGCATCTTTGTAGAAATTTTTTGCCATTAGAGTTAAATTTTCAGGAGTATCGCGTTCAGGATCAAGTGTAATAAAAAGCAGCTCAAAGTCATCTCTTTTTAGCTTGTTTAGTTCATCGCCAATCAAAGAGAGCGCAGTAGGGCAGACATCGGGGCAAAAAAGATAACCAAAATATATAACTTTGTACTTTCCGTCATAATTTTTAAGACTTACTTCACCATTTTGTGAAAGTGCCTTAAAATCATACTTGTTTGGCTTTATCAGCACAAGTGCAACACCTATACAAATTAAGATTATTATTAAGCCCCAAAATGCCTTTTTCATCGTTACCCTCTATAATTTTAGATCAAGATCTACAAAAAAACCAGTTTCTTTTTCGTCATCAAGCACTTTAAATCGATATCTCATAAGCTCGACAACACAAGCACTTAGCACTACTTGAGCAGTTAAGTTATCGCCTCTTGGCTCAAGCCTTGCTTTAATCGATCCCATATTCATATTTATGCCGTCTATCTCAAGACTAGGATTTTTTAGCCCTAAATTTTTACCGTTAATTATTTTAAAGCTAAAAGGCCTCATAGCATAAATAGGTCTTGGTGAGATGTCTATTTTTAGCTTTACGCCTTTAAATTCCATCTCACAAGATTTGTTGTTTAGATCACATTTTAAAGGATCTAGTGATGTGTTTACATCGGCAAATTCAGGTGGATCTTCTTTGCTTGTTGTCATAAGCTTATAGCCTATCGAAAAAGCACCTAGAACAATAAAGATAAATGAAAAAATAATTATGATTTTTTTCATTATTTAAAGTTTTTAGTTACTCCAATATTATCAAGCTTTATGCTCTCGCCATTGCTAAATTTTAGCTCTAAATCAACTTTATCACCATCTTTTAATGGTTTATTTAGATCCATAAGCATAATGTGTAAACCGCCAGGCGCTAGTTTTGTTTCGCCATTTTTTGGAATCACTGCATCTTCGATTTGAACCATAGCCATCATACCATCATTCATTTTGTGAGTATGAATTTCTGTGCTTTTGCAAACGCTTGAGTGAGCACCAATAAGCTTTACATCAGAATTTGAAGTATTTTTTATATCCATAAAAATTGCACTGTTGTTTGTGCCAGGTTTTGTATCTCTAGCTCTAACATTCTCTAGGCTGATATCAGCCGCCATAAGAGCAGAAGCTGCAAGCATCGCACCAAAAACGATTTTTTTCATATTTTTCCTTTGTGATAAAATTAATAATGGTTTTCACATTATACATTTAGAACTACTTAATTTACCTTTAAAATCTAAAAATATAAATTTTTTAGGATATAATTACGGACTAAATTTTACTTTTTGGGATATTTCACTTGAAAAAAATTATATTTTTCTTCATCGCGTTATCGCCTTGTCTTTTTGCCCAAAATTACGAAGAAATTTACTTAAAAAATGGCTCAGCTGCTGTTATTGATGCCATTGAAAAAAATATTTTAAGTAAGGATTACTGGCTAAAAAAGCTTGAGGGCAAGGATATAAGATATGGATATTATGACAACGAGATACTTCTAAGTGTAGTTGATAAAACTAAAAAGAAGCTTGAAGTAATCTCTTATAATGGCGGCATTACAAAAAAGCTTTTTAGCTCAAGCGTTATAGTTGGCAAAAATGGCGATAAGCTTCTTGAAGGCGATCTAAAAACACCGGTTGGAGTATATCAGCTTACACGTAGATTTACGCCAAATGATAGATATCTTGGCCCACTTGCATTTTCGCTTTCATACCCAAATTTGCTTGATAAGCTTGCAAAACGAAATGGTGGTGGTATTTGGATACATGGCTATCCGCTTGATGGTCAAAGGACAGATGAGCTAAAAACAAAAGGCTGCGTGGCTATGCAAAATGATACTTTGATGAAATTCGATGATGTAGTGGATCACAAAAAAACACTTGCATTTATCTACGAAGATAAGCGTCCGGAAGCTAGTGCAAAAGATATAGCAGTGATTATTTCTGGGCTTTTGGGCTGGAAAAAGACATGGAGCGAGAGCGACATTGAAAACTATCTTAAATTTTACGATAAAAACTTTGAGCGATACGATGGTATGAGCTTGGAAAAATTTAAAAGTATGAAGCGGGCTATTTTTTCTAAAAAAGAGAAAAAACGCATTAGTTTTTCAAATTTTCTCATCACGCCTTATCCAAATCTTAAAAACGATAGGCTTTTTCGTGTGAGTTTTTATGAGGATTATGTTTCAGATACACATAAATTTGCTGGGCAAAAGACGCTTTATGTGAAGCTTTATAACGATGATATGAAAATTTTTATAGAGGAGTAAAAGTGGAAAAATCTCAAGAAGTAAAAGAAAAAATCGAGAAAATTTTAGAGGCAAGAGCTGCTTTTTTTGCTGAGCTTGACCGCCAAGTTCCAAAGAAAGATGGTACTGATGTTTTTGATTTTAGCAAAGTAAAAGAGGCTGATCTGAAAGAAATTTACGCTAAATTTTATGCATTTGATTACAACGTAAGAAAACTTTTACCGGATGTTTATACTGCTTTTAATGTGAATTTTAATGTCTGAAATACGCCTAAATAAAGCTTCATATATTTATAACCTCACTCAAATTTGTGCTAAAGCTGGTGGCAAAGAGAAAGTAATAGTTGTATTAAAAGACAATGCTTATGGCCATGGCGCAAGGCTTATTGCTAGTGAAGCTAAAAAATTTGGTATAGAAATTTGTGCTGTAAAAAGCGAGTTTGAGGCAAATGAAATTTCTGATATATTTGAAAATATTCTCATTCTCTCACATATCCCAACCGGAAATGAAAGTAGTAAATTTATCTATGCGATAAACGATACAGAGGCACTTTTGAAGATAAAAGATGGCTCAAAAATCAATCTTGCAATTGACACTGGTATGCATAGAAATGGGCTTGATATTAGCGAGCTTGATTATGCGTTTGAAATTTTAACAAGAAGGAATTTAGAGCTTCTTGGAGCTTATACTCATTTTCGTGCGAGTGATGAGCTAAATGCTGATTATTTTGTGCAAAGGGAAAATTTTAGGGCTGCAAAAGAGAAAATTTTAGCTCTTTGCGATGAGTTTGGTATGAAAAAACCGATCTTTCACTCTCACAACTCAGCTGCGCTTGAAAGAGCAAGTGAAATCGATGATGATATGGTGCGCGTGGGCATCGCTCAGTATGGGTACACTCAGTTTGGTGATAGTTTGAACTTAAAGCCAGTACTTTCACTATGGGCAAGAAGAGTTAGCAGGCGCATTTTAAAAAGTGGTCAAGGTGTTGGATATGGTGCTAAATTTAGCGCAAAAGAAGATATAAATGTAGCCACTTATGATCTTGGATATGGCGATGGATTGCTAAGATACAATGGATGTGGCGAGCTAAGACTTGCCAATAACGAGCCAATACTAGGCAAAATTTCTATGGATAGCTTTAGCTGTAAAGATAGCGGCGAATGGGTCTGTGTGCTTGAGAATGCAAATATTTGGGCGAAATTTTTTGATACGATAAGTTATGATATTTTAGTAAAACTCTCGCCAAATATAACTAGAAAATTTATATAAAGGTAATGTGTGAAAAAGATCGTTTTATTAGCTCTTGCTAGCCTTGCTTTTGGTGTGCAAGAGAGTGAGTTTAAAATTTATGAGCAGATACTAAATCAGCTTGACACTAAGCAGATCCCAACCTTTGTCGTCCAAACTGCAAAGCCAAATTTACCAAGCAGGGTCGATGAGATGATCACGCTAAAAGATGTAAGTAGCAGTGGGCTAAACATACATGGTGAGTTTGTTTTAAACGAGACCAAGACAAAGAGGATAAAAGGCTACAATAAAGCTCAAATTTTAGCTTTAAAAGATGAGTTTTATAAAAATGGAAAAGATGCGCTTTGCAATTCAGGTATGGCTAGAGCTGTGCTAAATCGTGGCATCACGCTAAGTGGTAGTTACGGCTTTGAAGGCAGGCATTTTTTTGATATAAATTTGGATAAAAGTAGTTGCGAGTAGTCATTTTTTTACTGTTTTTTTACTCGCTTGCCCTGGCTCTTACGCCAGATATGGCAGCGAAAAATCATGCAACTTACTACAAAAAAAAGCTTCCATTTATCTGCACACCAACACTTATACTAAACGATATCCTAAATGTCGGCGATACGCTCGTTTATAGATATGCCATCAAACACGCAAGAAAACAAGAGATCAAAAGGCTTGAAGAGAAAGAGC
Proteins encoded in this region:
- a CDS encoding 4Fe-4S ferredoxin; translation: MQSRRELFSKILGAKSAPKFITPPFFSGEFDCDGCDANCVNACEKELLSFENERVVFKVKKLGCDFCEECAKACESLGKKTLSPSSPKSINAKVSIDVSSCLAWNDTICYNCLDACKFKAVEFLGVFRPIVNQNCVSCGECFDVCFKNSLQMEAL
- the napG gene encoding ferredoxin-type protein NapG; translated protein: MGFSSRREALKFGAKVALLALGGGFVWSLSAKASPLMLLRPPGAKEEKQFLQSCIRCGLCVEACPFDTLKLSSLEDGISIGTPYFEPRKIPCYMCENIPCVPACPTGALDVNLVSTKGKLDINKAKMGVAVVDMKNCVAHWGIQCDACYRACPLLDKALYLEYRRNERTQKHAFLLPVVDSDICTGCGLCERACITKKAAITVLNRDAVLGKVGDNYVKGWVKEDERRIDDADSKIKLDIKKATDYLNGGEL
- a CDS encoding flagellar protein FlaH; protein product: MRVVIFLLFFYSLALALTPDMAAKNHATYYKKKLPFICTPTLILNDILNVGDTLVYRYAIKHARKQEIKRLEEKELLEFIEAIKKENLRTACKDKEILNMLSIGVTLDELFYSENGELIFEYTIEDRDCKKLQ
- a CDS encoding SCO family protein, with product MKKAFWGLIIILICIGVALVLIKPNKYDFKALSQNGEVSLKNYDGKYKVIYFGYLFCPDVCPTALSLIGDELNKLKRDDFELLFITLDPERDTPENLTLMAKNFYKDADGLKLNALKEVAKTYGVKFQKVRLENSAMGYSVAHSSSIYLIDKKGNFYKEISNLTNENIGENLLNLIKDRP
- a CDS encoding TerB family tellurite resistance protein gives rise to the protein MLDKIGEGINKGLQNAISSVIVSKQADWEKGGVPTISSIESIIDKYSYLNASISGGAGLIPGPFGMAAAVPEIVSIIRNQIAMTADIARAYGYKEPPKEIIMEALFAASGNIATGLIVIQGQKLIVKRASLSVLQKLIQILGGKITQQALKSMAAKWIPLAGATVMATWSKYSTNKIGKKAKELFSKEIAFDEDLVETELTVVEKDEILSQIPNFINDLEKANAELANFIDEKQQIVKSKIEFFINLMKIDGYCDEREKKIIYEFIDDAKLNSDEKARLLSLTNSNEKVEVNLDVFKGNTLEISTLMIDLVAIAKADEKIEMSEKIYLKSIASELNFSLEDLEMMLA
- a CDS encoding copper chaperone PCu(A)C, with protein sequence MKKIVFGAMLAASALMAADISLENVRARDTKPGTNNSAIFMDIKNTSNSDVKLIGAHSSVCKSTEIHTHKMNDGMMAMVQIEDAVIPKNGETKLAPGGLHIMLMDLNKPLKDGDKVDLELKFSNGESIKLDNIGVTKNFK
- a CDS encoding WD40 repeat domain-containing protein; translation: MRALFFIFCLLNFIFASEITTPYKQIEASANVLSTTLINGKLFIATDEGTVEIYDPKEDKFEEIIKIEDIKTYVSDHERPKILNVDELNGKILILSEGDYATKVLYIRENGQMKSIKIPNQATKKALFLDNEHVALASISNEIYFLNLQNGEIYDSFKISIAMLSDMEINEDRSTLAIACESGKVYFYNIKAKKMDQILDIHTDNIYDISYKNGVMISGGTDRIVGIFSAGSLKKINTGFLVYGVGLSDDGRVAAYMSDEMSDVNLVDSKSLENIAMLKTGQSTINSIVFISDNEVVTSAYENKILFWRIK
- a CDS encoding alanine racemase is translated as MSEIRLNKASYIYNLTQICAKAGGKEKVIVVLKDNAYGHGARLIASEAKKFGIEICAVKSEFEANEISDIFENILILSHIPTGNESSKFIYAINDTEALLKIKDGSKINLAIDTGMHRNGLDISELDYAFEILTRRNLELLGAYTHFRASDELNADYFVQRENFRAAKEKILALCDEFGMKKPIFHSHNSAALERASEIDDDMVRVGIAQYGYTQFGDSLNLKPVLSLWARRVSRRILKSGQGVGYGAKFSAKEDINVATYDLGYGDGLLRYNGCGELRLANNEPILGKISMDSFSCKDSGEWVCVLENANIWAKFFDTISYDILVKLSPNITRKFI
- a CDS encoding L,D-transpeptidase family protein, with the protein product MKKIIFFFIALSPCLFAQNYEEIYLKNGSAAVIDAIEKNILSKDYWLKKLEGKDIRYGYYDNEILLSVVDKTKKKLEVISYNGGITKKLFSSSVIVGKNGDKLLEGDLKTPVGVYQLTRRFTPNDRYLGPLAFSLSYPNLLDKLAKRNGGGIWIHGYPLDGQRTDELKTKGCVAMQNDTLMKFDDVVDHKKTLAFIYEDKRPEASAKDIAVIISGLLGWKKTWSESDIENYLKFYDKNFERYDGMSLEKFKSMKRAIFSKKEKKRISFSNFLITPYPNLKNDRLFRVSFYEDYVSDTHKFAGQKTLYVKLYNDDMKIFIEE
- a CDS encoding chaperone NapD, which codes for MNISSLIVYTDNKNESVKNEIKKLKECEIITDADDRIVVVVSSDSIEDEIKNFKKIEAISGVVSVAMVYSYQEDAEENRQKLEENGKISEILTSDEVKAEDITYGGSVHHRVK
- the cmeU gene encoding CmeU family protein; the protein is MEKSQEVKEKIEKILEARAAFFAELDRQVPKKDGTDVFDFSKVKEADLKEIYAKFYAFDYNVRKLLPDVYTAFNVNFNV
- the napH gene encoding quinol dehydrogenase ferredoxin subunit NapH, with protein sequence MKFLILRRITQISILALFILGNFYGVKILSGNLSSSLLFGKIPLSDPFAFVQILLASFSAGINAIIGAGIIFALYALVAPRAFCSWICPINLLTDIAFKLREKFGFKGEKVLNVSKNLRYYLLALALILSLALSYPVFESISYIGIIQRGIIYGSASALGIAVAIIAFDMFVLKRGICSHVCPLGAFYATISKFALIRVKHDAQACTKCMKCKLICPEMQVLDMIGKESRSVSSSECISCGRCIDVCGDGALKFSIRNLRREK
- a CDS encoding nitrate reductase cytochrome c-type subunit; protein product: MKIKIMMLGGLCATFFAACAFNNPSISDSQIGFRNIDLLDDKDVVLKDVNYTKEPAGMSKKFDRSFENAPPFIPHDTEGLVPITKDMNMCVTCHMPEFAKDSGATPIPSSHFYDIRNKKDLAGKLDDERYNCTTCHVEQQNGVTQLVGNKFKPDFRDKNGTHKSNLLDVLNDGVK